From Streptomyces showdoensis, a single genomic window includes:
- a CDS encoding dihydrolipoyl dehydrogenase family protein, translated as MTRAARHEHEYEYDVVVLGAGPVGENVVDRVRAAGLSTAVVEAELIGGECSYWACMPSKALLRPAIARSEARRVPGLRGHAYGPLDARDVLAHRDAVVGDWKDDGQAEWVESTGARLFRGHGRLLGPRRVVVEGPEGDRRVLTARHAVAVCTGTRAVLPELPGLPGARPWTSREATSSAEVPGRLVVVGGGVVGVEMATAWQALGSRVTLLVRGGGVLPRMEPFVGEHVLAALAERGADVRTGVTVSAVVRDGHTGPVSVVLEGGDRVEADEVLFATGRRPRTEDIGLETVGLEPGAWLPVDDSLRVAGHDWLYAVGDVNHRALMTHQGKYQARIAGAAIAARAAGDGSADPAAWGPHAATADHAAVPQVVFTDPEAASVGLTLAAAEAAGHRARAVDVAMASVAGAGLYAQGYRGRARLVVDLDRETVLGASFVGQGIGELLHSATIAVTGEVPIGRLWHAVPAFPTLSEVWLRLLEAYRDGADAP; from the coding sequence ATGACACGAGCGGCACGGCACGAGCACGAGTACGAGTACGACGTGGTGGTCCTGGGCGCGGGACCGGTCGGGGAGAACGTGGTGGACCGGGTGCGCGCGGCCGGGCTCAGCACCGCGGTGGTGGAGGCCGAGCTGATCGGCGGCGAGTGCTCGTACTGGGCCTGCATGCCCAGCAAGGCGCTGCTCAGGCCCGCCATCGCGCGCTCCGAGGCGCGCAGGGTGCCCGGCCTGCGCGGTCACGCCTACGGCCCCCTCGACGCCCGCGACGTCCTCGCCCACCGGGACGCCGTCGTCGGGGACTGGAAGGACGACGGCCAGGCGGAGTGGGTGGAGTCCACCGGCGCCCGGCTCTTCCGGGGCCACGGCCGACTCCTCGGACCCCGCCGGGTCGTGGTGGAGGGCCCCGAGGGCGACCGCCGGGTGCTCACCGCGCGGCACGCCGTCGCCGTGTGCACCGGAACCCGCGCCGTCCTGCCCGAGCTGCCCGGCCTCCCGGGGGCCCGGCCCTGGACGAGCCGCGAGGCGACCAGCTCGGCCGAGGTCCCCGGACGGCTCGTGGTCGTCGGCGGGGGCGTGGTCGGGGTGGAGATGGCGACCGCCTGGCAGGCGCTCGGCTCGCGCGTGACGCTGCTCGTGCGGGGCGGGGGAGTGCTGCCGAGGATGGAGCCGTTCGTCGGCGAGCACGTCCTCGCGGCCCTCGCCGAACGCGGCGCCGACGTCCGTACCGGCGTCACGGTCTCCGCGGTCGTACGGGACGGGCACACGGGCCCGGTCTCCGTGGTCCTGGAGGGCGGCGACCGGGTCGAGGCCGACGAGGTGCTGTTCGCGACCGGGCGGCGGCCGCGGACCGAGGACATCGGCCTGGAGACGGTCGGCCTGGAGCCCGGGGCCTGGCTCCCGGTGGACGACAGCCTGCGGGTGGCGGGCCACGACTGGCTGTACGCCGTGGGGGACGTCAACCACCGGGCGCTGATGACCCACCAGGGCAAGTACCAGGCGCGGATCGCGGGCGCGGCCATCGCGGCCCGGGCGGCCGGGGACGGTTCCGCGGACCCGGCGGCCTGGGGCCCGCACGCCGCCACCGCCGACCACGCGGCCGTACCCCAGGTGGTGTTCACCGACCCCGAGGCGGCCTCCGTCGGTCTCACCCTCGCCGCCGCCGAGGCCGCCGGGCACCGGGCCCGCGCCGTCGACGTCGCCATGGCGTCGGTCGCCGGGGCCGGGCTGTACGCCCAGGGCTACCGCGGGCGGGCGCGCCTGGTCGTCGACCTGGACCGCGAGACCGTCCTCGGCGCCTCCTTCGTCGGCCAGGGCATCGGCGAACTCCTCCACTCGGCCACCATCGCCGTCACCGGCGAGGTCCCGATCGGGCGGCTCTGGCACGCCGTGCCCGCCTTCCCGACCCTCAGCGAGGTGTGGCTGCGCCTCCTGGAGGCGTACCGGGACGGCGCGGACGCGCCGTGA
- the trxA gene encoding thioredoxin gives MSTVELTKDNFDQIVSENEFVLIDFWASWCGPCRQFGPVFEAASERHEDLVFAKVDTEAQQELAAAFEIRSIPTLMIVRDKVAVFAQPGALPEAALEDVIGQARGLDMDEVRKSIAEAQAQQGQ, from the coding sequence ATGAGCACTGTCGAGCTCACCAAGGACAACTTCGATCAGATCGTGAGCGAGAACGAGTTCGTTCTCATCGACTTCTGGGCTTCCTGGTGCGGCCCCTGCCGCCAGTTCGGGCCGGTCTTCGAGGCGGCCTCCGAGCGTCACGAGGACCTCGTGTTCGCGAAGGTGGACACCGAGGCGCAGCAGGAGCTCGCGGCGGCGTTCGAGATCCGCTCGATCCCGACCCTGATGATCGTCCGTGACAAGGTCGCGGTCTTCGCGCAGCCGGGCGCGCTGCCGGAGGCCGCCCTCGAGGACGTCATCGGCCAGGCGCGTGGTCTGGACATGGACGAGGTGCGCAAGTCCATCGCGGAGGCGCAGGCGCAGCAGGGGCAGTGA
- a CDS encoding thiolase family protein, whose product MSIRDVYIVDAVRTPIGKFGGALSSVRPDDLAAHVVKALVDRSPDLDPARVDDVYFGDANGAGEDNRDVARMAVLLAGLPTSVPGVTVNRLCGSGLEAVVQAARAIALGDASVAIAGGVESMSRAPWVLQKPERAFPAGHQQLHSTTLGWRMTNPRMPAEWTVALGEGAELVADKHALTREAQDAFALASHRKAAEAWAKGLYDDEVVPYPGVELARDECIRDDTSPEALARLKPSFRPDGGTVTAGNASPLNDGAAALLLVDEEGLRATGREPLARIRASAVTGIEPQLFGLGPVEAVRKALAKAGRGFGDLTTFELNEAFAAQALGCLAEWPELDPAVVNPRGGAIAIGHPLGASGARLAGAVAHQLAAAGSGTGLAALCIGVGQGLALVLER is encoded by the coding sequence ATGAGCATCCGCGACGTCTACATCGTCGACGCCGTCCGCACCCCGATCGGCAAGTTCGGCGGTGCCCTCTCCTCCGTCCGCCCGGACGACCTCGCCGCCCACGTCGTCAAGGCGCTCGTGGACCGCAGCCCGGACCTGGACCCGGCCCGTGTCGACGACGTCTACTTCGGCGACGCCAACGGTGCCGGCGAGGACAACCGCGACGTGGCCCGGATGGCCGTGCTGCTCGCCGGGCTGCCCACCTCGGTGCCCGGCGTGACCGTCAACCGGCTCTGCGGCTCCGGCCTGGAGGCCGTCGTCCAGGCCGCCCGCGCGATCGCCCTCGGCGACGCCTCCGTCGCCATCGCCGGCGGCGTCGAGTCGATGTCGCGGGCTCCCTGGGTCCTGCAGAAGCCGGAACGCGCCTTCCCGGCCGGCCACCAGCAGCTGCACTCCACCACGCTCGGCTGGCGCATGACCAACCCGAGGATGCCCGCCGAGTGGACCGTCGCCCTGGGCGAGGGCGCCGAACTCGTCGCCGACAAGCACGCCCTCACCCGTGAAGCGCAGGACGCGTTCGCCCTGGCCAGCCACCGGAAGGCGGCCGAGGCCTGGGCCAAGGGCCTGTACGACGACGAGGTCGTGCCCTACCCGGGCGTCGAGCTCGCCCGGGACGAGTGCATCCGCGACGACACCTCGCCGGAGGCCCTGGCCCGCCTCAAGCCCTCGTTCCGGCCCGACGGCGGCACCGTCACCGCGGGCAACGCCTCCCCGCTCAACGACGGCGCCGCGGCCCTGCTCCTCGTGGACGAGGAGGGGCTGCGCGCCACCGGCCGGGAACCGCTCGCCCGGATCCGCGCCTCCGCCGTCACCGGCATCGAGCCGCAGCTCTTCGGGCTCGGCCCGGTGGAGGCCGTGCGCAAGGCGCTGGCGAAGGCGGGCCGCGGTTTCGGTGACCTCACCACGTTCGAGCTGAACGAGGCCTTCGCCGCCCAGGCCCTCGGCTGCCTCGCCGAATGGCCGGAACTCGACCCCGCGGTGGTCAACCCGCGCGGCGGCGCCATCGCCATCGGCCACCCGCTGGGCGCCTCCGGCGCGCGCCTCGCCGGTGCCGTCGCCCACCAGCTCGCCGCGGCCGGCTCCGGCACCGGCCTCGCCGCGCTCTGCATCGGCGTCGGCCAGGGCCTCGCGCTCGTCCTGGAGCGCTGA
- a CDS encoding LacI family DNA-binding transcriptional regulator, whose amino-acid sequence MSQSPKQSAGRTVPTSADVARLAGVSRATVSYVLNNTAAVRISEPTRRRVREAAEELGYVPHAAARSLRAGHSRMVLLPTAHVPIGPLYSRFFNDLQWALRRLDYTVVQYGSVGLDPDEAARAWAELRPVAVVSLGQVELTPQGVELLKRSGAKAVITVGPQRVEGTHALVMDQAQVGRAAGAHLVERGCRTIGVVMPEEPGLEMFSVPRLAGVRAAAEAAGAEVLPLPLRYEEEPAGALAGRWRELGLDGVFAYNDEYAMLLMRALQDAGIAIPGETAVVGSDDLVIGRLLRPRLSTVHIDMVMGRELAELVDRVVRDPESAPERQELLDSRVVRRESS is encoded by the coding sequence ATGAGCCAGTCACCCAAGCAGTCCGCCGGACGCACCGTCCCCACCAGCGCCGACGTGGCGCGCCTCGCGGGCGTCTCCCGGGCCACCGTCAGCTACGTCCTGAACAACACCGCGGCCGTACGGATCAGCGAGCCCACCCGCCGCCGGGTCCGCGAGGCGGCCGAGGAGCTCGGTTACGTCCCGCACGCCGCCGCCCGCAGCCTGCGGGCCGGGCACAGCCGGATGGTCCTGCTGCCCACCGCCCACGTGCCGATCGGCCCGCTGTACAGCCGCTTCTTCAACGACCTCCAGTGGGCGCTGCGCCGCCTCGACTACACGGTGGTGCAGTACGGGAGCGTGGGCCTCGACCCGGACGAGGCGGCCCGCGCCTGGGCCGAGCTGCGCCCGGTCGCCGTGGTCTCGCTGGGTCAGGTCGAACTGACCCCGCAGGGGGTGGAGCTGCTCAAGCGCTCCGGCGCCAAGGCCGTGATCACCGTCGGCCCGCAGCGGGTCGAGGGCACCCACGCGCTCGTGATGGACCAGGCCCAGGTCGGCCGGGCCGCAGGCGCCCACCTGGTGGAACGCGGCTGCCGGACCATCGGGGTCGTGATGCCCGAGGAGCCGGGCCTGGAGATGTTCTCCGTGCCGCGCCTCGCGGGCGTGCGGGCCGCGGCGGAGGCGGCGGGCGCCGAGGTCCTCCCGCTGCCCCTGCGGTACGAGGAGGAGCCGGCCGGCGCCCTCGCCGGCCGCTGGCGCGAGCTGGGCCTGGACGGGGTGTTCGCGTACAACGACGAGTACGCGATGCTGCTCATGCGGGCGCTCCAGGACGCCGGGATCGCGATCCCCGGGGAGACGGCCGTGGTCGGCTCGGACGACCTGGTCATCGGCCGGCTGCTGCGGCCGCGGCTGAGCACCGTCCACATCGACATGGTCATGGGCCGTGAGCTCGCCGAGCTCGTCGACCGGGTCGTCCGCGACCCGGAGTCGGCGCCCGAGCGCCAGGAGCTGCTGGACTCCCGGGTGGTGCGGCGGGAGTCGAGCTGA
- a CDS encoding MFS transporter: protein MALSSPGTSPDTGTAGAASPGAPRPTRGLLPLLLAGNTAMYALYVGVPGMLLALQIEAIDPADKVANFGLVSGVSAIFATVFNPVAGALSDRSGRRNPWILAGGLLALPVMLLLGSVHTILLVMIAWCLGQAVMNVYQAALTSVVPDRVPLAARGKASAAVGLGLPIGSTIGALVGAAFSEDYRTGYLVFGAIVAATAALFTSCAREQRMPAKAPLPVKQQIAAFGSALKDHDFRWAFIGRALLVLGYFAVAGFQLYILKDHTDLPAGLGAEEAVAILMPLNSVAMVVSTVLGGWLSDRYDRRKLFVGASAALAAVALVIPAVSTSWTAMLVFSVVNGLGFGCYMAVDTALVTMVLPKAEDAARDMGVLNVANAGPQIVAPFVASLIVSLSGGYTALFLVAAVLSVLGALAVRPIRTVR, encoded by the coding sequence GTGGCCCTTTCCTCCCCCGGAACCTCTCCGGACACCGGCACCGCAGGCGCCGCGTCCCCCGGCGCTCCCCGGCCCACCCGCGGGCTGCTCCCCCTGCTCCTCGCCGGCAACACGGCGATGTACGCGCTCTACGTCGGCGTCCCCGGCATGCTGCTCGCGCTGCAGATCGAGGCCATCGACCCGGCCGACAAGGTGGCCAACTTCGGCCTGGTCTCGGGGGTCTCCGCGATCTTCGCGACCGTCTTCAACCCGGTGGCCGGCGCGCTCTCCGACCGTTCGGGGCGCCGCAACCCGTGGATCCTCGCGGGCGGTCTGCTGGCCCTGCCGGTGATGCTGCTGCTCGGCAGCGTGCACACGATCCTGCTGGTGATGATCGCCTGGTGCCTCGGCCAGGCCGTGATGAACGTCTACCAGGCCGCCCTCACCTCCGTGGTGCCCGACCGGGTGCCGCTCGCCGCGCGCGGCAAGGCCTCGGCCGCCGTCGGCCTCGGCCTGCCGATCGGATCCACCATCGGCGCGCTGGTCGGCGCCGCCTTCTCGGAGGACTACCGCACCGGCTACCTCGTCTTCGGCGCGATCGTCGCCGCCACCGCCGCGCTGTTCACCTCCTGCGCCCGCGAGCAGCGCATGCCGGCCAAGGCCCCACTGCCGGTGAAGCAGCAGATCGCGGCGTTCGGCAGCGCGCTGAAGGACCACGACTTCCGCTGGGCGTTCATCGGCCGGGCCCTGCTCGTCCTCGGCTACTTCGCCGTCGCCGGCTTCCAGCTGTACATCCTCAAGGACCACACCGACCTGCCCGCCGGCCTCGGCGCCGAGGAGGCCGTGGCCATCCTGATGCCGCTCAACTCGGTGGCCATGGTGGTCTCCACGGTCCTCGGCGGCTGGCTCTCCGACCGCTACGACCGGCGCAAGCTCTTCGTCGGCGCCTCCGCCGCGCTCGCCGCCGTCGCCCTGGTCATCCCGGCCGTCTCGACGAGCTGGACCGCGATGCTCGTCTTCTCCGTCGTCAACGGCCTCGGCTTCGGCTGCTACATGGCGGTGGACACGGCCCTGGTGACCATGGTCCTGCCGAAGGCCGAGGACGCGGCCCGCGACATGGGCGTGCTGAACGTCGCCAACGCCGGTCCGCAGATCGTGGCCCCGTTCGTCGCCTCGCTGATCGTCTCGCTCAGTGGCGGATACACCGCGCTCTTCCTCGTCGCCGCCGTACTGTCGGTGCTCGGCGCACTCGCCGTGCGCCCGATCCGTACCGTGCGCTAG
- a CDS encoding alpha/beta fold hydrolase, which translates to MQLHTTTWGTGDRVALLVHGIMADHRTWRRVGPALAERGYRVVAVDLRGHGASGRAAGPSGYSPQDYADDLVETLPAGAELAIGHSLGGLTLATAVERLAPRRAVYVDPAWHLPTGRAGYRPELFTQAKSLTREHVREFNPRWADADLDIEIDSVRLWDERSAHGLVPFVGKDLEPGHPVVPSLLMLADPSMLVPPERARGLEERGFQVRTVAGAGHTIQRDDFDGFMSALEGWI; encoded by the coding sequence GTGCAGTTGCACACCACCACCTGGGGAACCGGCGACCGGGTCGCGCTCCTGGTCCACGGCATCATGGCCGACCACCGCACCTGGCGGCGGGTCGGACCCGCGCTCGCCGAGCGCGGCTACCGGGTGGTGGCCGTCGACCTGCGCGGCCACGGCGCCAGCGGGCGGGCCGCCGGGCCGTCGGGGTACAGCCCGCAGGACTACGCCGACGACCTCGTCGAAACCCTGCCCGCCGGGGCCGAGCTGGCGATCGGCCACTCGCTCGGCGGCCTGACCCTGGCGACCGCCGTGGAGCGGCTCGCCCCGCGCCGGGCGGTGTACGTGGACCCGGCCTGGCACCTGCCGACCGGCCGGGCCGGCTACCGGCCCGAGCTGTTCACCCAGGCCAAGTCCCTGACCCGGGAGCACGTACGGGAGTTCAACCCGCGCTGGGCCGACGCGGACCTGGACATCGAGATCGACTCGGTACGCCTCTGGGACGAGCGCTCGGCCCACGGCCTGGTGCCCTTCGTCGGCAAGGACCTGGAGCCGGGACACCCGGTGGTGCCCTCGCTGCTCATGCTGGCCGACCCGAGCATGCTGGTCCCCCCCGAGCGGGCGCGCGGGCTGGAGGAGCGGGGTTTCCAGGTCCGTACGGTGGCCGGCGCGGGCCACACGATCCAGCGGGACGACTTCGACGGGTTCATGTCCGCCCTGGAGGGCTGGATCTGA